Proteins encoded together in one Lysinibacillus sp. FSL K6-0232 window:
- the mfd gene encoding transcription-repair coupling factor, whose translation MEILRQLVSQDKHITSFLQEIRSGQTASQLITGLTGSARPVMVDALFEYVKKPIYIISPNLLQAQKMVDELAGLLGEEHVYYYPADEFIAADLSVASPELRAERIATLDCLARGERAVYVIPVAGLRKVIQPKEHWLRYFLQTAVGEEIDIDGWLQTLVEMGYVRNSMVTTPGEFALRGGILDIYPPYLASPIRLELFDTEVDSIRTFSADNQRSIDKLQKIRILPASEVILTKLERQALANRLETALASSLKKVKKQETKELLYQHIQYDIELLQQGNLPDYVNKYGSLLYEQTAYLGDYFAQDGLVLFDELGRIQEVMDAWEREEEEWFLSLIEEGKMVHDVKPAFTLKEILAMLSQQKLSFSLFSRTFSGITFNKTTSFSCKPMQQFHGQMSLLQNEVERWLLGKFTVLIVARDKERCKRVQQMLEEYDIHAAIGEPAEPGIYIVDGSLSSGFELPLQRLAVVTEDELFKQQIKKKARTQKMTNAERIKSYTEIKPGDYVVHVHHGIGKYIGVETLEVNGTHKDYLHIRYRADDKLYVPVEQIDLIQKYVASEDREPKLHKLGGAEWKKAKAKVSSAVQDIADDLIKLYAKREAEKGHAFSPDNDDQRNFEAMFPYEETEDQLRSIVEVKRDMERERPMDRLVCGDVGYGKTEVAIRAAFKAIQDGKQVAFLVPTTILAQQHYETIRERFQDFAINVGLLSRFRTKKEQTATLKGLKEGQVDIVVGTHRILSKDLTFHDLGLLIVDEEQRFGVTHKEKIKQLKTNVDVLTLTATPIPRTLHMSMVGVRDLSVIETPPANRFPVQTYVMEHSGALVREAIEREMARGGQVFYLYNRVEDMARRVEEIQVLVPEARIGFAHGKMTETELESVILSFLEGDYDVLVTTTIIETGVDIPNVNTLIVHDADRMGLAQLYQLRGRVGRSNRVAYAYFMYQRDKVLTDVAEQRLQAIKEFTELGSGFKIAMRDLSIRGAGNLLGAQQHGFIDSVGFDLYSQMLQEAIAERQTGVKKEEKPEIEILLSVDAYIPDAYIPDGYQKIQMYKRIKAMEQVEEYDEIMEELEDRFGDLPIETERLLRIARMKVWGLGAGVVSVKDKQKLITILLSEEGTTNVDGSKIIEESMKFERAVGFGMDGMQLKLTIDERKCGKSQPFDILEELMQIIDKAKKQ comes from the coding sequence GTGGAAATTTTACGACAGCTTGTGTCGCAGGATAAACATATTACATCATTTTTACAGGAGATTCGGAGCGGTCAAACTGCATCACAGCTTATTACAGGTTTAACAGGAAGCGCACGGCCTGTCATGGTCGATGCGTTATTTGAATATGTAAAAAAGCCAATCTATATTATTTCTCCTAATCTATTGCAAGCACAGAAGATGGTGGATGAACTTGCTGGGTTATTAGGGGAGGAACATGTTTACTATTATCCAGCCGATGAATTTATTGCAGCAGACCTTTCTGTAGCCTCTCCTGAATTACGTGCTGAGCGTATTGCAACATTGGATTGCTTAGCTAGAGGTGAAAGGGCAGTCTATGTTATCCCTGTTGCAGGTCTACGCAAAGTCATACAACCGAAAGAACATTGGCTACGATATTTCTTACAAACAGCTGTAGGAGAAGAGATTGATATTGATGGATGGTTACAAACATTAGTCGAGATGGGCTATGTGCGTAACTCCATGGTGACAACGCCAGGAGAGTTTGCATTACGTGGGGGAATATTAGATATTTATCCACCTTATTTGGCATCACCTATTCGTCTTGAATTATTTGATACAGAAGTAGATTCTATTCGAACATTTTCGGCAGACAATCAGCGCTCTATCGATAAATTACAAAAAATTCGTATTCTTCCCGCATCAGAAGTAATTTTAACGAAGCTAGAAAGACAGGCATTGGCAAATCGTTTAGAAACAGCATTAGCATCAAGCTTAAAGAAGGTCAAGAAGCAGGAAACAAAGGAGCTGCTCTATCAGCATATTCAATATGATATTGAATTGCTACAGCAGGGGAATTTACCTGACTATGTCAACAAATATGGCTCATTATTGTATGAGCAAACAGCCTATTTAGGGGATTACTTTGCACAGGATGGCCTTGTACTTTTTGATGAGCTTGGACGTATTCAAGAAGTAATGGATGCGTGGGAACGTGAAGAGGAAGAATGGTTTTTATCTTTAATTGAAGAAGGAAAAATGGTTCATGATGTGAAGCCTGCCTTTACACTAAAGGAAATACTCGCAATGCTTTCACAGCAAAAGCTATCATTTTCCTTATTTTCACGAACATTTTCAGGCATAACATTTAATAAAACAACGAGCTTCTCCTGCAAGCCAATGCAGCAATTTCATGGGCAAATGTCGCTGTTACAAAACGAGGTTGAACGCTGGCTACTTGGTAAATTTACAGTATTAATCGTTGCGAGGGATAAAGAGCGTTGCAAGCGTGTGCAGCAAATGCTTGAGGAATACGATATTCATGCAGCAATAGGCGAGCCAGCAGAGCCTGGTATTTATATTGTAGATGGTAGTTTATCAAGTGGTTTTGAATTACCACTGCAACGTTTAGCAGTTGTCACAGAGGATGAGCTTTTTAAACAGCAAATAAAGAAAAAAGCACGTACACAAAAAATGACGAACGCCGAACGCATTAAAAGCTACACAGAAATTAAGCCTGGCGACTATGTTGTACATGTGCATCATGGGATTGGAAAATATATTGGTGTGGAAACACTAGAGGTAAACGGTACACATAAGGATTATTTACACATTCGTTATCGAGCAGACGATAAATTATATGTGCCTGTTGAACAAATTGATTTAATCCAAAAATATGTAGCCTCAGAGGACCGTGAACCAAAGCTACATAAATTAGGTGGGGCAGAATGGAAAAAGGCGAAAGCGAAGGTATCCTCTGCTGTACAGGATATTGCAGATGACTTAATTAAGCTTTATGCAAAACGTGAAGCAGAAAAAGGGCATGCTTTTTCACCTGATAATGATGATCAGCGCAATTTTGAGGCAATGTTCCCATATGAGGAAACAGAGGATCAGCTACGTTCTATTGTTGAAGTGAAACGAGATATGGAACGGGAGCGCCCGATGGATCGCCTTGTCTGTGGTGATGTGGGCTATGGCAAAACAGAGGTTGCTATTCGTGCAGCATTTAAGGCGATTCAGGATGGTAAGCAGGTTGCTTTCCTTGTGCCAACAACCATTTTAGCGCAGCAGCATTATGAAACAATTCGGGAGCGCTTCCAAGACTTTGCGATTAATGTCGGCTTATTATCGCGTTTCCGTACAAAAAAGGAGCAAACAGCAACACTAAAAGGCTTAAAAGAAGGGCAAGTCGATATTGTCGTAGGGACACACCGTATTTTATCGAAAGATTTAACATTCCATGATCTGGGCTTATTAATTGTTGATGAGGAACAACGCTTCGGTGTAACACATAAGGAAAAAATTAAACAGTTAAAAACAAATGTCGATGTCTTAACATTAACAGCTACACCAATCCCAAGAACGCTTCATATGTCAATGGTAGGTGTTCGTGATTTATCTGTTATTGAAACGCCTCCTGCAAACCGCTTCCCTGTTCAAACATATGTTATGGAGCATAGCGGTGCATTAGTACGAGAGGCAATTGAAAGAGAAATGGCACGTGGTGGACAAGTATTTTATCTCTATAACCGTGTGGAGGATATGGCGCGTAGAGTGGAGGAAATTCAAGTGCTTGTTCCAGAGGCTCGTATAGGATTTGCACATGGGAAAATGACAGAAACAGAGCTAGAATCTGTGATTTTGTCATTTTTAGAGGGCGATTACGATGTGCTTGTAACGACAACTATTATTGAAACAGGCGTCGATATTCCAAATGTCAATACATTAATTGTTCATGATGCTGACCGAATGGGTCTAGCACAGCTTTATCAATTACGTGGACGTGTTGGGCGTTCAAATAGGGTAGCATACGCATACTTTATGTACCAGCGTGATAAGGTGTTGACAGATGTAGCAGAGCAACGCTTACAGGCAATTAAAGAATTTACAGAGCTTGGCTCAGGCTTTAAAATCGCTATGCGTGATTTATCAATCCGTGGAGCTGGGAATTTACTTGGAGCACAGCAGCATGGCTTTATTGATTCAGTCGGCTTTGATTTATATTCGCAAATGCTACAAGAGGCAATTGCTGAACGTCAAACAGGTGTGAAAAAAGAAGAAAAGCCTGAAATTGAAATTTTATTAAGCGTGGATGCTTATATTCCTGATGCCTATATTCCAGATGGCTATCAAAAAATCCAAATGTATAAACGCATTAAGGCGATGGAGCAGGTGGAGGAGTATGATGAAATTATGGAGGAATTAGAGGATCGCTTTGGCGATCTTCCAATTGAAACAGAGCGTTTGCTACGAATCGCCCGCATGAAGGTTTGGGGACTTGGTGCAGGTGTCGTTTCTGTTAAGGATAAGCAAAAGCTTATAACGATACTGCTATCTGAGGAAGGCACGACAAATGTGGATGGTAGTAAAATTATTGAAGAGTCCATGAAGTTTGAGCGAGCAGTTGGCTTTGGGATGGATGGCATGCAATTAAAGCTAACAATAGATGAGCGCAAATGTGGCAAATCTCAACCCTTCGATATTTTAGAAGAGCTAATGCAAATTATTGATAAAGCAAAAAAACAATAA
- a CDS encoding S-layer homology domain-containing protein — MHDGKTGLRFTVEKFSTFTIIQVAQQVEGTHPAYIQGFPDGTFGPEKNVTRAQVALMLARILGYTEEQVSQAPFKDVAQTHPAAGAIAFVKAQGLMNGDNQGNFHAGAKMTRAEMATVVANFKELAVEEDVALTFKDTKGHWAQWIIEANRTAGIINGLPNGKFAPNDALTRAQAVVMINRMFERGPLNGVTAPSFPDVKATHWAFKEIEEAATTHSYYIDEDGNEQLAQ; from the coding sequence ATGCATGATGGCAAAACAGGTCTACGTTTTACAGTCGAGAAATTTAGTACCTTTACGATTATTCAAGTGGCACAACAAGTAGAGGGCACACATCCAGCGTATATTCAAGGGTTCCCAGATGGCACATTTGGGCCTGAGAAAAACGTGACACGCGCCCAAGTTGCATTAATGCTAGCTCGTATTTTAGGCTATACAGAGGAGCAGGTAAGTCAAGCACCATTTAAAGACGTAGCCCAAACTCATCCAGCAGCAGGGGCAATTGCCTTTGTGAAGGCGCAAGGCTTGATGAATGGGGACAACCAAGGCAACTTCCATGCAGGCGCAAAAATGACACGTGCTGAAATGGCAACAGTTGTCGCAAACTTTAAAGAGCTTGCCGTGGAAGAGGATGTGGCGTTAACATTCAAGGATACAAAAGGACACTGGGCACAGTGGATTATTGAGGCAAACCGTACAGCAGGGATTATCAATGGTTTACCAAATGGTAAATTCGCCCCAAATGATGCCTTAACACGTGCACAAGCAGTGGTGATGATAAACCGTATGTTTGAGCGTGGGCCATTAAACGGTGTGACAGCACCAAGCTTCCCAGATGTGAAAGCAACCCACTGGGCATTTAAAGAAATTGAAGAAGCAGCCACTACACATTCTTATTATATCGATGAGGATGGTAACGAGCAGCTAGCACAGTAA
- the spoVT gene encoding stage V sporulation protein T has translation MKATGIVRRIDDLGRVVIPKEIRRTLRIREGDPLEIYTDREGEVILKKYSPINDLGEFAREYVETLYETLGTPAFVTDRDEVIAIAGIGKKEYINRRITSFAEGFMEERSTKIEKMETTIEIVPGQYEQVKSYCATPIVVNGDPIGCIIILSKVHFVGDVEVKVVETAANFLAKQMNS, from the coding sequence ATGAAGGCAACAGGAATTGTTCGTCGTATTGATGATTTAGGGCGTGTAGTTATTCCAAAAGAAATTCGTAGGACGCTGCGTATTCGTGAAGGCGACCCTCTTGAAATTTATACGGACCGTGAAGGTGAAGTCATATTAAAAAAATATTCTCCCATTAATGATTTAGGGGAATTTGCAAGAGAATATGTGGAAACATTATATGAAACATTAGGTACACCAGCATTTGTTACTGATCGCGATGAAGTAATTGCTATTGCGGGGATTGGCAAAAAAGAATATATTAATCGTCGTATTACGTCCTTTGCAGAGGGCTTTATGGAGGAACGTTCTACAAAGATTGAAAAAATGGAAACAACGATTGAAATTGTGCCAGGGCAATATGAGCAAGTCAAATCGTATTGTGCGACACCAATTGTTGTAAATGGTGACCCGATTGGCTGTATTATTATTTTATCAAAAGTACATTTTGTTGGAGATGTAGAAGTAAAAGTTGTGGAAACGGCTGCAAACTTCTTAGCGAAACAAATGAATAGTTAA